A stretch of the Bacillus sp. B-jedd genome encodes the following:
- a CDS encoding thiolase family protein: protein MRTAVIVEGVRTAIGRMGGALKDVEADRLSEAVMKELLARTDMDGTEIDEVVWGHAKQSSDTPNLARLAALRAGLPVEVPGYTVHRQCASGLQAILNASHEIMAGISRVAIAGGAESMSTAPYYLRKARYGYGAGNGELLDPNTESQPRAQPIEVYGHLTMGLTAENLAAKYSISRKEQDEFAQGSQEKASAAISSGKFNREIIPIRLQTKKGETYFAQDEHPRLTSLEKLAQLRPVFKEGGTVTAGNASGRNDGAAALLVMEGIEAQKRGLKPRAKIIGQGSAGVSPEIMGIGPVPATIKALKQSGLTLNDIDLMEINEAFAAQTIAVMKELGLDSKKVNVNGGAIALGHPIGATGAILMVKLLNELERTSKRYGLVSLCIGGGQGLAAIVENLRI from the coding sequence CTGAGAACAGCAGTTATTGTTGAGGGAGTCCGGACTGCGATCGGCAGGATGGGCGGGGCTTTAAAGGATGTAGAGGCTGACCGCCTCTCTGAAGCTGTCATGAAGGAACTGCTGGCGAGGACAGATATGGATGGGACGGAAATTGACGAAGTTGTCTGGGGACACGCAAAGCAAAGCTCAGATACACCCAATCTGGCCAGGCTGGCTGCACTTAGGGCAGGCCTTCCTGTCGAAGTCCCAGGCTATACAGTCCACCGCCAATGCGCTTCAGGGCTGCAGGCGATCCTGAATGCCTCCCATGAAATCATGGCCGGAATAAGTAGGGTTGCCATTGCCGGAGGAGCGGAGAGCATGAGCACAGCCCCCTATTATTTAAGGAAAGCCCGTTACGGATATGGGGCGGGGAACGGGGAGCTCCTTGATCCGAATACGGAAAGCCAGCCCCGCGCCCAGCCAATTGAGGTATATGGCCATCTGACAATGGGGCTGACGGCAGAAAATCTTGCGGCAAAGTATAGCATTAGCCGCAAGGAGCAGGATGAATTCGCCCAAGGAAGCCAGGAGAAAGCGTCTGCTGCAATCTCTTCAGGCAAATTTAATCGTGAAATTATTCCGATTCGGCTTCAAACGAAAAAAGGAGAAACCTATTTTGCTCAGGATGAACATCCAAGGCTCACTTCTCTAGAAAAGCTGGCTCAGCTTCGGCCTGTCTTCAAGGAGGGGGGAACCGTTACTGCTGGCAATGCAAGCGGGAGGAATGACGGAGCAGCCGCCCTTCTCGTCATGGAAGGTATAGAGGCGCAGAAGCGGGGGCTGAAACCGCGGGCGAAAATAATCGGGCAAGGGTCGGCTGGCGTATCACCTGAAATTATGGGGATCGGCCCTGTTCCTGCTACAATAAAAGCGTTGAAGCAGTCAGGCCTAACCTTAAATGATATTGATCTTATGGAAATAAATGAAGCTTTCGCCGCCCAGACGATTGCCGTCATGAAGGAATTGGGTCTGGATTCGAAAAAAGTGAATGTGAATGGCGGAGCAATTGCCCTCGGACACCCAATCGGAGCGACAGGGGCAATTTTAATGGTGAAGCTACTAAACGAGCTTGAAAGGACCAGTAAGCGGTATGGGCTTGTTTCGCTATGTATTGGCGGAGGGCAAGGACTGGCGGCTATCGTGGAAAATTTGCGAATCTGA
- a CDS encoding acyl-CoA dehydrogenase family protein codes for MDFTFPEEIELLRAAVRDFVKAEVEKVAMEIEENDEIPEKIVDLSKELGLFGLGIPEAYGGLGLDMVGKCAIYEELGKTHNGYTTLIGAHTGIGSVGIVELGTEEQKRKYLPKMASGEWIGAFALTEPGAGSNAAALKTRAVKKGDRYILNGSKHYITNAVCGHIFTVMAVTDPDKGAKGITSFIVEKSFPGFVLGSVERKMGLRGSHSAELFFEDLEVPVDNVLGEENKGYLNALKILANGRAGLAARNLGSCEKLLDMSLDYAMKREQFGKPIFEQQAIQHMLAEMAAEIEVLRSITYRVAWMSDQKMRVVKEAAVAKLYGSEVYNRIADLAVQIHGGIGYMKDYPIERFYRDARITKIYEGTSQIQKNIIAAELKRGMK; via the coding sequence ATGGATTTCACATTCCCGGAAGAGATTGAACTCCTCCGCGCCGCGGTCAGAGATTTTGTGAAAGCGGAAGTAGAAAAAGTCGCGATGGAGATAGAGGAGAACGATGAAATACCGGAAAAAATCGTTGATTTGTCAAAAGAGCTTGGACTGTTCGGGCTGGGAATACCCGAGGCATACGGGGGGCTTGGCCTCGACATGGTTGGGAAATGCGCCATTTATGAGGAGCTTGGTAAAACACATAATGGGTATACCACATTAATTGGTGCCCACACAGGTATTGGATCGGTTGGCATCGTTGAGTTGGGGACGGAGGAGCAGAAGCGGAAATATCTGCCTAAAATGGCATCCGGAGAATGGATTGGCGCTTTTGCGCTTACGGAACCCGGCGCCGGCTCCAACGCGGCCGCCCTTAAAACGAGAGCCGTAAAAAAGGGAGACCGTTATATACTGAACGGATCAAAGCATTATATTACCAATGCGGTATGCGGCCATATTTTTACGGTGATGGCTGTCACTGATCCGGATAAAGGTGCAAAAGGAATTACATCATTTATTGTGGAAAAATCTTTCCCAGGCTTCGTCCTCGGTTCGGTTGAAAGAAAAATGGGATTGCGTGGGTCACACTCAGCCGAACTATTTTTTGAAGATTTGGAAGTGCCAGTGGACAATGTACTCGGCGAAGAAAACAAAGGCTACTTGAACGCGTTAAAAATTTTGGCAAATGGCCGGGCTGGCCTTGCAGCCAGAAATCTTGGTTCCTGTGAAAAACTACTCGACATGAGCCTTGATTACGCGATGAAAAGGGAGCAATTCGGAAAGCCAATTTTTGAACAGCAGGCTATCCAGCATATGCTCGCGGAGATGGCGGCGGAAATAGAAGTGCTCCGCTCCATTACCTACAGGGTCGCATGGATGAGCGACCAAAAAATGCGTGTTGTGAAAGAGGCAGCGGTTGCAAAGCTTTACGGCTCGGAGGTTTATAACAGAATTGCCGATCTTGCTGTTCAAATCCATGGCGGCATTGGCTATATGAAGGATTACCCAATCGAAAGGTTTTACAGGGATGCTCGGATCACAAAAATTTATGAAGGTACAAGCCAAATTCAGAAAAACATTATTGCCGCTGAGCTAAAGAGAGGGATGAAATAG
- a CDS encoding 3-oxoacid CoA-transferase subunit B produces MSKSTLDREKIARRIAMEFKRGMVVNLGVGIPTLIPAYIEPGKGVYLHSENGLLGMGPPPPSEEIDMDCISASKHPVTLEPGAAIFSSSESFGMIRGGHIDVVVLGALQVSESGEIANWAVPGTDILGVGGAMDLVPGAKKIIVALTHTAKDGSSKLVRQLTYPSTGIQHAELIVTELGVFSTASGHLVLEELSADCSLEKIKALTEAEFKVAEPLKRW; encoded by the coding sequence ATGTCAAAAAGCACCTTAGACCGTGAAAAAATTGCCAGGCGAATCGCCATGGAATTTAAAAGGGGAATGGTTGTAAATCTCGGGGTCGGCATTCCTACCCTCATCCCGGCATATATAGAGCCTGGAAAAGGGGTGTACCTTCACTCAGAAAATGGTCTGCTGGGCATGGGGCCTCCCCCTCCTTCAGAGGAAATCGACATGGATTGCATAAGTGCCAGCAAACATCCGGTTACGCTTGAGCCCGGCGCGGCGATTTTTTCGAGTAGCGAATCTTTCGGGATGATTAGAGGCGGCCATATTGATGTCGTTGTCCTTGGGGCGCTTCAAGTGAGTGAAAGCGGTGAAATTGCCAACTGGGCTGTGCCCGGGACCGACATTCTCGGTGTTGGCGGGGCGATGGACCTCGTCCCTGGGGCAAAAAAGATTATCGTGGCTCTTACCCATACCGCGAAGGATGGTTCATCAAAGCTTGTCCGCCAATTGACCTATCCGTCAACAGGCATTCAACACGCGGAGCTGATTGTGACAGAACTCGGGGTCTTTTCAACAGCTTCAGGGCATTTGGTTCTTGAAGAATTGTCTGCCGATTGTTCGCTGGAGAAAATAAAGGCTTTGACAGAAGCAGAATTTAAGGTTGCGGAGCCATTAAAGCGCTGGTGA
- a CDS encoding CoA transferase subunit A: protein MALPVESEKLRTPEEAVELLSEKNTVMVGGFGLCGTPFTLIDAISENASLRELTIISNNLGESGKGLGILLQTRQIKKAVGSYFTSNRDAVKAWKAGNLEIELYPQGSFIEAIRAGGAGIAAFYVKTGVGTELAKGKEERLFKGERNILIEAIRADASLIRAWKADSLGNLVYSKSARNFNPAMATASDLVIAEVDEIVPAGSLDPESIITPHTYVDVLVLSRYEKAGGFYVKKHLRP from the coding sequence TTGGCACTACCTGTGGAATCAGAAAAGCTCCGCACGCCAGAGGAGGCTGTGGAGCTTCTGAGTGAAAAGAATACTGTCATGGTCGGAGGCTTTGGGCTTTGTGGAACGCCTTTTACCTTAATTGATGCAATCAGTGAAAATGCGTCGTTGCGGGAATTGACGATAATCAGCAATAACCTTGGAGAGTCCGGCAAAGGGCTGGGCATTCTTTTGCAGACACGACAAATAAAAAAAGCGGTTGGCTCTTATTTCACATCCAATCGTGATGCAGTAAAGGCCTGGAAGGCGGGTAACCTTGAAATCGAACTTTATCCACAAGGTTCTTTTATAGAAGCAATTCGTGCCGGGGGAGCCGGGATTGCGGCTTTCTATGTGAAAACTGGTGTCGGCACTGAACTCGCAAAAGGCAAGGAAGAACGGCTTTTCAAAGGAGAGAGGAATATTTTAATCGAGGCTATCAGGGCGGATGCATCTCTTATTAGAGCTTGGAAGGCTGATTCTTTGGGAAACCTTGTTTACTCGAAATCGGCCCGCAATTTCAATCCGGCGATGGCGACCGCCTCTGATCTGGTCATTGCAGAAGTGGATGAAATTGTTCCCGCTGGTTCACTTGATCCCGAATCTATTATCACCCCGCATACTTATGTTGACGTTTTAGTCTTGAGCCGTTATGAAAAGGCAGGTGGCTTTTATGTCAAAAAGCACCTTAGACCGTGA
- a CDS encoding aldehyde dehydrogenase family protein → MKRYDNYINGVWTQSETGLYLQNINPATGEVLGEVVVSNANDVDGAVTAAKNAQKSWRLVPAPERAEILYEVARILKEKKEYLAQILTAEMGKVIAEARGEVQEAIDMAYYMAGEGRRLFGDTVPSELRNKFAMSVRVPVGVAGLITPWNFPIAIASWKSLPALVAGNAVVWKPASETPFMAAEFVKVFEEAGLPKGLMNVVFGSGSVVGNALVEHPDVDIISFTGSNEVGKAINGRAGSLLKRTSLEMGGKNAVTVLEDADLDLAVDGIIWSAYGTAGQRCTACSRIIVHEAVKEELEKKLVARISELKVGNGSDEQVDVGPVINRESLGRINDYVEKGVQEGAKLLCGGKVLAGADFAKGHYYEPTLFTDVSPNMTIAKEEIFGPVTSLIPVKSLAEAIEVNNNVEFGLSSSIFTRDVNKVFMAMRDFDTGIVYINAGTTGAEIHLPFGGTKGTGNGHRDSGVAALDVYTEWKSIYVDFSGTLQRAQIDNK, encoded by the coding sequence ATGAAACGCTATGATAACTATATAAATGGAGTTTGGACGCAATCAGAAACGGGACTATATTTACAGAATATCAATCCCGCGACGGGAGAGGTGCTGGGCGAAGTAGTGGTTTCTAATGCAAATGACGTCGACGGGGCAGTCACGGCCGCTAAAAATGCGCAAAAATCATGGCGGCTAGTCCCTGCTCCCGAACGGGCGGAGATTTTATATGAAGTTGCAAGAATCCTGAAAGAAAAGAAAGAATACTTGGCGCAAATCTTAACTGCTGAAATGGGAAAGGTCATTGCCGAGGCAAGAGGTGAGGTTCAGGAAGCCATCGACATGGCCTATTATATGGCTGGTGAAGGACGGAGGCTGTTCGGTGATACTGTGCCCTCTGAACTAAGGAATAAATTTGCGATGAGTGTCAGGGTGCCAGTTGGTGTTGCCGGTTTGATCACTCCCTGGAACTTCCCGATTGCGATCGCTTCATGGAAGTCACTGCCTGCTCTAGTCGCCGGGAATGCGGTTGTTTGGAAGCCTGCATCGGAGACGCCGTTCATGGCCGCGGAATTTGTGAAGGTTTTTGAAGAGGCTGGGTTGCCGAAAGGATTGATGAATGTTGTTTTTGGCAGCGGCAGTGTTGTCGGGAATGCCCTTGTCGAGCACCCGGATGTCGATATCATTTCGTTTACAGGTTCGAATGAAGTCGGAAAGGCGATTAATGGGCGCGCTGGCAGCCTCCTGAAGCGGACATCCCTTGAAATGGGCGGTAAAAACGCGGTGACGGTGCTGGAAGATGCCGATTTGGATCTCGCGGTTGATGGCATTATATGGAGCGCTTACGGAACGGCGGGCCAGCGGTGTACCGCCTGCAGCAGGATCATCGTCCATGAAGCCGTAAAGGAAGAGCTGGAAAAAAAGCTGGTGGCACGGATCTCCGAGTTGAAGGTCGGCAATGGGTCCGATGAACAGGTTGATGTTGGTCCCGTCATAAACAGGGAATCGCTTGGGCGCATAAATGATTATGTGGAAAAAGGTGTCCAGGAAGGGGCAAAGCTATTGTGTGGGGGCAAAGTCCTTGCCGGGGCTGATTTTGCAAAAGGACATTATTATGAGCCAACGTTGTTTACAGATGTTTCCCCGAATATGACGATTGCCAAAGAAGAAATTTTCGGGCCGGTTACATCCCTTATCCCTGTCAAAAGCCTGGCAGAGGCCATTGAGGTGAATAACAATGTGGAATTCGGCCTTTCAAGCTCCATTTTCACGAGGGACGTCAATAAAGTTTTCATGGCGATGCGCGATTTTGATACTGGCATTGTATATATAAATGCAGGGACGACTGGTGCAGAAATCCATCTTCCATTCGGGGGAACGAAGGGCACAGGAAATGGGCACCGAGATTCAGGAGTTGCCGCGCTTGATGTTTATACTGAATGGAAATCAATTTACGTTGATTTCAGCGGGACCCTCCAGCGAGCGCAAATAGACAATAAATAA
- a CDS encoding LL-diaminopimelate aminotransferase, with translation MRYQSERMGQIPPYMFAELGKKKAAMIKSGIDVIDLGIGDPDLPVPGHIVDKLIEEVRKPENSRYPNFAGHPEFRKAVSEFYLREYNVELDPETEVLALIGSKEGLAHLVPAMIDPGETVLVPDPSYPPYRMAVSLAGGNYHNMPMKKENGFKPVFENIPSDVLAKARMMFLNFPGNPTAASADLPFFQRAVDFAKENDIIVAQDSAYNKVVFGDGKAPSILEAKGAKTVAVEFGSLSKTYCMTGWRIGYAVGNKEVIRALSVYKNNTDTGQFTPIQLAGAHALRSDQKCVEENNLIYFDRMKRMVEALKEIGIDAEPPNATFFIWAAVPTGYSSAEFAEEVLEKAGVIITPGSAFGPSGEGYFRISLSQSSDRLNEAASRMKKQIKLRKG, from the coding sequence TTGCGGTATCAGTCTGAAAGGATGGGACAGATCCCTCCATATATGTTTGCTGAACTTGGGAAAAAGAAAGCCGCCATGATCAAGTCTGGCATTGATGTCATCGACCTCGGAATTGGTGATCCGGATTTGCCTGTTCCCGGGCATATTGTGGATAAGCTCATAGAAGAAGTGAGGAAACCTGAAAATTCACGATATCCGAATTTTGCTGGGCATCCTGAGTTCAGAAAAGCTGTTTCGGAGTTTTACTTACGGGAGTACAATGTGGAACTGGATCCTGAAACTGAAGTGCTGGCATTGATCGGTTCCAAAGAAGGACTTGCCCACCTTGTCCCGGCAATGATTGACCCCGGTGAAACCGTCCTTGTCCCGGATCCCTCCTATCCGCCATACAGGATGGCTGTGTCTCTTGCCGGAGGTAACTACCATAATATGCCGATGAAAAAGGAGAACGGCTTCAAGCCTGTTTTTGAAAATATCCCCTCTGATGTGCTCGCAAAAGCACGTATGATGTTTTTGAATTTTCCGGGCAACCCGACCGCAGCCTCGGCGGATCTACCATTTTTCCAAAGGGCGGTTGATTTTGCAAAAGAGAATGACATCATTGTCGCGCAAGATTCGGCCTATAACAAGGTCGTTTTCGGCGATGGCAAAGCTCCGAGCATTCTTGAGGCAAAAGGGGCGAAGACCGTTGCGGTTGAATTCGGCTCACTGTCAAAAACGTATTGCATGACTGGCTGGCGGATCGGCTATGCGGTCGGGAATAAAGAAGTGATCAGGGCACTATCAGTCTATAAAAATAATACTGATACCGGCCAATTCACACCCATTCAGCTGGCTGGGGCGCATGCTTTAAGATCTGATCAAAAATGCGTTGAGGAAAATAATCTCATTTATTTCGATCGGATGAAAAGAATGGTGGAAGCCCTTAAGGAAATTGGCATTGATGCCGAGCCGCCGAATGCGACATTTTTTATTTGGGCGGCTGTCCCAACAGGCTATTCGTCGGCGGAGTTTGCCGAGGAGGTTTTGGAGAAGGCAGGGGTGATTATTACGCCAGGGAGCGCATTCGGCCCATCGGGTGAGGGTTATTTCAGGATATCCCTTTCCCAGTCCAGTGACAGGCTGAATGAAGCGGCGTCCAGAATGAAAAAACAGATCAAATTGCGGAAGGGTTGA
- a CDS encoding zinc-binding dehydrogenase: MKALVHAGTTGMEGLSLKEIEKVEPGKGEVRVRLKTAGMNHRDLIILERHKGTEPPLILGSDGAGIIDAVGEGVEGANPGDEVIINPGLGWREKSDAPPAGFEILGHPFHGTFGEYVVIPAENAVPKPAFLTWEEAGVLSLAALTAYRVLFTRAKIKAGMKILIPGIGGGVATLMLQMAKAAGATVYVSSRSEQKCTSALEMGADQAFDSNGDWKKALGGEKMDVVIESVGAATFNKSLSQLRAGGTVVTFGASAGDTVDLNLRSFFYGQFNLLGSTMGSAEEHREMLSFIEAHNIRPVIDQMFSLTDYKAAFDKLDKAEQLGKIGFIVS, translated from the coding sequence ATGAAGGCACTTGTTCATGCGGGCACAACCGGCATGGAAGGTTTGTCGTTAAAAGAAATTGAAAAAGTGGAACCGGGCAAGGGTGAAGTGAGGGTGCGGCTGAAAACAGCCGGAATGAATCACCGTGATTTGATCATTCTTGAGAGGCACAAGGGCACGGAACCCCCGCTGATTCTTGGTTCGGATGGCGCCGGAATTATTGATGCGGTCGGAGAAGGAGTGGAAGGAGCAAATCCAGGTGATGAAGTCATCATTAATCCTGGTCTTGGCTGGCGCGAAAAGTCGGATGCTCCCCCTGCAGGCTTTGAGATTCTAGGCCATCCTTTTCATGGTACTTTTGGCGAGTATGTAGTCATTCCAGCAGAAAATGCGGTTCCTAAACCAGCCTTTTTGACATGGGAAGAGGCCGGCGTCCTCTCGCTGGCCGCACTGACCGCGTACAGGGTCCTCTTCACAAGAGCGAAAATTAAGGCGGGAATGAAAATTCTAATCCCCGGGATAGGAGGGGGTGTCGCAACGTTGATGCTGCAAATGGCTAAGGCAGCGGGAGCGACGGTCTACGTCTCTTCCCGGTCAGAACAAAAATGCACTAGCGCGCTTGAAATGGGCGCGGATCAAGCTTTTGACAGCAATGGAGACTGGAAAAAAGCGCTCGGCGGCGAGAAGATGGATGTTGTCATTGAGTCGGTTGGCGCCGCAACCTTCAATAAATCATTGAGCCAGCTTAGGGCCGGGGGCACAGTGGTTACGTTCGGAGCGTCAGCCGGTGATACAGTTGATTTGAATCTGCGGAGCTTTTTTTACGGGCAATTCAATTTATTGGGATCAACTATGGGGAGCGCGGAGGAACATCGGGAAATGCTGTCCTTTATAGAGGCACACAATATCCGGCCAGTCATCGATCAAATGTTCAGCCTTACCGATTACAAGGCTGCTTTTGATAAGCTTGACAAGGCGGAGCAGCTTGGCAAAATAGGCTTTATCGTCAGTTGA
- a CDS encoding DUF6376 family protein: MKRILAIFACLFIAILGGCAASEGGNDLKEYTAEASQYLEKAADFAKEASLKAEEAVHDEQAKEELKSKLEEMKNEIKEFSKVEAPKVADGFHRNVVEKSAVLEDKIDLYLNRINQGKLDEEFLDKEDLKKPVEELKKAFTDLKENINEK; the protein is encoded by the coding sequence ATGAAAAGGATATTGGCCATTTTCGCTTGTCTGTTTATTGCCATCCTTGGAGGCTGTGCTGCAAGCGAGGGCGGGAATGACTTAAAGGAATATACAGCGGAAGCTTCACAATACTTGGAGAAGGCGGCTGATTTTGCAAAAGAGGCATCCTTAAAAGCCGAGGAAGCCGTCCATGATGAGCAGGCGAAGGAAGAATTGAAAAGTAAGCTGGAAGAAATGAAAAACGAGATCAAGGAGTTCAGTAAAGTAGAAGCGCCAAAAGTAGCGGATGGATTTCATAGGAATGTAGTTGAAAAAAGCGCTGTTCTTGAAGATAAGATTGACCTTTACCTGAATCGGATTAATCAAGGGAAGCTGGATGAGGAGTTCCTGGATAAGGAGGACCTAAAAAAGCCAGTTGAGGAATTGAAAAAAGCATTTACGGATTTGAAAGAAAATATCAATGAAAAATGA
- a CDS encoding YdcF family protein — MGKIKRWKKGLLLLGMAGLIYTGFLHIKIMQHGKETPPPGADYLIILGARVKGMVPSLSLQARIDAAGKYLLDNPLTIAIASGGQGPGEDITEAAAIKDELVKLGIEGDRIILEDRSTSTYENISFSKELLPKGLKEGLVVTNDFHLYRAKMIAKRYGLELGGLPAETPRQAVVKSYAREYLALTKYYLTSVLN; from the coding sequence ATGGGGAAAATAAAGAGATGGAAAAAGGGGCTATTGCTGCTCGGGATGGCCGGGTTGATTTATACTGGCTTCCTGCACATAAAGATCATGCAGCACGGCAAGGAAACACCTCCGCCGGGTGCGGATTACTTAATCATACTTGGAGCCAGGGTAAAGGGGATGGTCCCCTCACTTTCTCTACAGGCAAGGATTGATGCGGCAGGAAAATATCTATTGGATAATCCTTTGACAATCGCCATAGCCTCGGGAGGCCAGGGGCCAGGTGAGGATATAACCGAGGCTGCCGCGATAAAGGATGAGCTTGTAAAGCTTGGGATCGAAGGGGACAGGATTATTCTTGAAGATAGGTCAACGAGTACATATGAAAATATCTCCTTTTCAAAGGAGCTTTTGCCTAAAGGGTTGAAAGAAGGTCTGGTCGTCACGAATGACTTTCATCTATACCGTGCCAAGATGATCGCCAAGAGATATGGACTGGAGTTAGGTGGGCTGCCGGCCGAAACACCAAGGCAGGCGGTTGTGAAATCGTATGCCCGTGAATATCTGGCCTTGACAAAATACTACCTCACCAGTGTATTAAATTGA
- a CDS encoding glycogen/starch/alpha-glucan phosphorylase gives MFSSVPEFKEAFITKLEMAYGTKFKESTRREQFQTLGILIREYVSKDWIKTNEMYRTSGKKQVYYLSIEFLLGRLLRHNLMNLGVEGIVSKGLEDLGINLDDLEEFEADAGLGNGGLGRLAACFLDSLASLSIPGHGCGIRYKHGLFEQTIVDGYQVELPEQWLKHGHVWEVRKGDEAEEIPFWGEVESTVENGRLVFKHINAEIVTAVPYDMPVLGYHNHTVNTLRLWDAEPSKFSANTDILKYKKETEGICEFLYPDDTHDEGKILRLKQQYLLVAASLRAIIKSFKKKNRSIFELHEHTSIHINDTHPALAVPELMRILMDDEGLGWDEAWHLTVNTLSYTNHTTLSEALERWPVRIFKPLLPRIYMIVEEINERFCKGLWDRYPGDWKRIESMAIVAHNEVRMAPLSIVGSHSINGVAKLHTDILKEREMNLYYQVFPERFNNKTNGITHRRWLMKANPRLSALITDSIGPEWIEDTMQLDKLLQFRDSPAFLEKLAQIKLANKERLADRILEKTGVTVDPHSIFDVQVKRLHAYKRQLLNVLHIMYLYNRIKENPHYDMHPRTFIFGAKASPGYYFAKKVIKLINSVADKVNYDPVVNKKMKVVFLENYRVSLGEEIFPAADVSEQISTASKEASGTGNMKFMMNGALTVGTLDGANVEITELVGRENIFLFGLSAAEVLEYQQNGGYHAQEYYHYDRRIRTVVDQLVNGFFPDTYNEFTEIYDSLLAYNDQYFVFRDFSSYADIQEEIGRQFGDKTSWHKKSLINIAKSGFFSSDRTIQEYADDIWHTEPVVIR, from the coding sequence ATGTTTTCTAGTGTGCCGGAATTTAAAGAGGCTTTTATTACAAAACTGGAAATGGCTTATGGAACCAAATTTAAGGAAAGCACCAGACGGGAACAGTTTCAGACATTGGGAATCCTAATCAGGGAATACGTCAGCAAAGATTGGATCAAAACGAATGAAATGTACCGGACTTCAGGCAAAAAGCAGGTTTATTATTTGTCGATTGAATTTTTGCTTGGCCGCCTTCTCCGCCATAATTTAATGAATTTAGGAGTAGAGGGGATTGTCAGTAAAGGGCTTGAAGATCTGGGGATTAATTTGGATGACCTTGAAGAATTCGAGGCGGATGCAGGCCTTGGGAACGGCGGGCTTGGAAGGCTCGCCGCCTGTTTCCTCGATTCTCTCGCCTCCTTAAGCATACCTGGCCATGGCTGCGGAATCCGCTACAAGCATGGTTTATTTGAACAGACAATTGTGGACGGATACCAGGTTGAACTTCCCGAGCAATGGCTGAAGCATGGGCATGTCTGGGAGGTGAGGAAGGGTGACGAGGCAGAAGAAATCCCTTTTTGGGGAGAAGTGGAGAGCACGGTTGAAAATGGCCGGCTCGTCTTTAAACACATAAATGCCGAAATCGTAACTGCCGTGCCGTATGATATGCCGGTCCTCGGTTATCACAATCATACTGTCAACACGCTCAGGCTTTGGGATGCGGAACCTTCCAAATTCTCCGCAAATACGGATATTTTGAAATATAAAAAAGAAACCGAGGGAATCTGCGAGTTTTTATATCCGGATGATACGCACGATGAAGGAAAGATCCTTCGCCTGAAACAGCAATACCTCCTTGTCGCGGCGAGCCTAAGGGCGATCATCAAGTCATTCAAAAAGAAAAACCGCAGTATTTTCGAGCTGCATGAACATACTAGCATCCACATCAATGATACCCACCCTGCGTTGGCCGTTCCTGAACTGATGAGGATTCTCATGGATGATGAGGGCCTGGGCTGGGATGAGGCATGGCATTTAACGGTCAATACGCTTTCTTATACAAACCACACCACTTTGTCTGAAGCATTGGAAAGGTGGCCGGTCCGTATTTTCAAGCCACTGCTGCCGAGAATTTATATGATTGTCGAGGAAATTAACGAGCGTTTTTGCAAGGGGCTTTGGGACAGGTATCCAGGAGACTGGAAAAGGATTGAGTCGATGGCGATCGTCGCGCATAACGAAGTCCGGATGGCTCCGCTGTCCATTGTCGGCAGCCACAGCATTAACGGGGTTGCCAAGTTGCATACAGATATACTGAAGGAACGGGAAATGAATTTGTATTATCAAGTTTTTCCGGAAAGGTTCAACAATAAAACAAACGGGATTACCCACCGCCGCTGGCTTATGAAAGCCAATCCGCGCTTGTCGGCGCTGATCACAGACTCCATCGGCCCCGAGTGGATCGAGGATACGATGCAGCTGGATAAGCTCTTGCAATTCAGGGACAGTCCGGCTTTCCTTGAAAAGCTTGCCCAAATCAAATTAGCCAATAAAGAGAGGCTGGCGGACAGGATCCTTGAAAAGACAGGCGTCACGGTTGACCCTCATTCGATCTTTGATGTACAGGTCAAGCGTCTGCATGCCTATAAGCGCCAGCTGCTGAATGTTCTGCACATTATGTACTTGTATAACCGGATCAAAGAAAATCCGCATTATGATATGCATCCCAGAACGTTCATCTTTGGCGCAAAAGCCTCACCGGGTTATTATTTTGCAAAAAAAGTCATCAAACTGATTAACAGCGTCGCCGATAAGGTCAATTACGATCCGGTAGTAAATAAAAAGATGAAAGTGGTCTTTCTCGAAAATTACCGGGTTTCACTAGGAGAGGAAATTTTCCCAGCCGCGGATGTGAGTGAACAAATCTCAACTGCAAGCAAGGAAGCGTCCGGAACAGGAAACATGAAGTTTATGATGAATGGTGCGCTGACCGTTGGTACGCTGGATGGGGCGAACGTGGAAATAACCGAATTGGTCGGCAGGGAGAACATTTTCCTTTTCGGCCTGAGCGCGGCGGAAGTGCTTGAATACCAGCAGAACGGCGGCTATCACGCCCAGGAATATTATCACTATGACCGGAGGATCCGTACTGTCGTCGACCAGCTTGTTAATGGTTTTTTCCCTGATACGTACAATGAATTCACTGAAATTTATGATTCGCTGCTTGCGTATAATGACCAGTATTTTGTTTTCAGGGATTTTTCTTCCTACGCGGATATACAGGAGGAGATTGGCAGGCAGTTCGGTGACAAAACTTCCTGGCATAAAAAGAGTTTGATCAATATTGCTAAATCAGGGTTCTTTTCCAGCGACAGGACGATTCAGGAATATGCTGATGACATCTGGCATACAGAGCCTGTTGTCATCAGATAA